The Glycine max cultivar Williams 82 chromosome 12, Glycine_max_v4.0, whole genome shotgun sequence genome window below encodes:
- the LOC100784408 gene encoding protein rpi-1 yields the protein MATRTLLKLKPNLKLPLRFFRNPTLALTRPVVPLTRPVFPLARPESPSLALFKPFTVQFPGMIARQMATARSPRGASKRNEEKEEDGGDDDDDGGADFDDEDGFDLDEEFDGSDESDGFDDEEEEEKPKGKKKRW from the coding sequence ATGGCGACAAGAACGCTGCTGAAGCTAAAGCCAAACCTCAAACTTCCGTTACGTTTCTTCCGCAACCCCACTCTGGCCCTGACCCGACCCGTTGTCCCGCTTACCCGACCCGTTTTCCCGCTTGCCCGACCCGAATCCCCCTCGCTCGCCCTCTTCAAACCCTTCACCGTTCAGTTCCCGGGCATGATCGCAAGGCAAATGGCCACTGCGAGGTCGCCACGTGGCGCCTCAAAAAGGAacgaggagaaggaggaggacgGCGGCGACGACGATGATGATGGTGGTGCTGATTTTGACGACGAGGATGGGTTCGATCTTGACGAAGAGTTCGACGGTTCCGATGAAAGTGACGGTTTTGATgacgaggaagaagaagagaaacccaagggaaagaagaagagatggtga